From the genome of Aliarcobacter lanthieri:
TATTGGACACTCACCAATTAGCAAAGAGAAAGAAGAAGAAATTTTAAAATTCTCTCAAAATAATTTAGCAAAATACAAAGCTCCAAAAAGAATATTTACAATGACAGATTATCCTAGAACAAAAAATGGAAAAGTTCTTAGAAAACAACTAGTAAAAGATTTACATGATTTAGAAAGAGCCGTTGTAAAAGGTGAAGAAATTATTGAATATAAGGCTAGAAGATCAATGATTTTAGTACCAGCGTATAACAAACACAATGTAGAAAAAGCAAAATCTATATTGGCTGATACTGTTATTTTCGATTTAGAAGCTATCTTATCTGAACAAAGAGAAGTAGGACGAGAAACTTTAAAAGAAGTATTTAAAGAGTTTAATTCAAATTTTGGAGAGAGTGAAAGAGTTTTAAGAATAAATAATCTTAGAACAGAAGATATAAAAAAAGATTTAGATTTGGCAAAAGAATTAGAAATAGATGGTTTATTATTTTCTAAAATTGATTCAAAGGAAGATGTGTTAGAAGCAGTTAAATTAATAAATGAAGTAAATCCAAATCTTACACTTATGGTTATGATTGAAACTCCTTTATCTGTTTTAAATATACAAAAAATTTGTGCAGCTAGTCAAAAAGTTGAAGTTGTTGTAGTTGGTTCAAATAAATTAGCAAATAGACTTCAAATAGATATAAAAAGAGGTTCTAAAGCAATTGTTACATATCTATCGCAAATAGCATTAGCTGCTAAAGCTTATGGAAAAACGGTAATAGATGGACCACACTTTGATGTTCATGATGAATTTGCTTGTGAAGACTCTACAAAAGATGCATTTAATTTAGGATTTGATGGAAAATCATTAGTTCATCCAGTACAAATTGAATATATAAATGATATCTTTACTCCAAAACAAAGTGAAGTTGAAGATTATGAAGATATGATTGAAAAATATGAAGAGGCTACAAGAGAAGGTAAAGAAGTTATATTACACAATAACAAACTTGTAGATGCATCAAGAATTAAATGGGCTAGAAAGATGATTAAGTTATATGAAACTTATAAAGCTTTAGGGCAAAATCTATTTAATAAATAAGGAGCAAATGTGTCAAAGATTAATTTTGGTAACTATTTTGAAGATTTTAAAATTGGTCAAAAAATAGTTCATCCACTTCCAAGAACAATTAGTGAGGGAGATGTATCTTTATACATCGCCTTTACTGGTTCAAGATTTGCTTTACACTCTAGTGATGTTGTAGCTAAACAAATTGGATATGAAAAAAGACCAATAGATGATATTTTAATGTTTCATTTAACATTTGGAAAAAGTGTTCAAGATATATCTTTAAATGCTATTGCAAATTTAGGGTATGCTGAAATTTCATTTGCTAATCCTGTCTTTGTAGGAGATACAGTAAGTATGACTTCTACAGTAGTTGGATTAAAAGAGAATTCAAATGGTAAAAGTGGTGTTGTATATGTTCATTCTATAGGAGTAAATCAATATGGAAATGAAGTTTTAAATTTTAAAAGATGGGTTATGGTACATAAAAAAGATCATAATACAAAAACTAGTATAAATGAAGTTCCAACTTTTGAAAAAGCAACACCTATTTTAGATAGTATTAATATTCCAACAATAAAAGTAGTTGATACAGATGCTACTGGAGGTAAATATTTTTTTGAAGATTATGAAGTAGGAGAAAGACTAAACCATCCAGAAGGTATTACAGTAGATAACAGTGATCATACTTTAGCTACAAAACTTTATCAAAATAATGCAAAAGTACACTTCAATGACCATATGATGAAATCAACTCCTATGGGTCAAAGATTAATGTATGGAGGGATTGTTATATCTATGGCAAGAGCAATATCTTTTAATGGACTACAAAATGCTCAATGGGTATATTCAATAAATAGTGGAAGTCATTGTAATCCTACATATGCAGGAGATACAATATATGCTTATACAGAAGTTTTAGAAACAATTAATCATAAAAGAGAAGATTTAGGTCTTTTAAGACTTAGAACTATTGCATTAAAAAATCAAACTCCAAATGAGATTGAAAATGCAAAAGACGAAGATGGTAAATACTTACCAAATGTTATTCTAGATTTGGATTACACGGTTGTAATACCAAAAAAAATTACAAAAAATTAAATTTAAGAAAAGGATAAATTATGACACACCCAAGAGAAGCTTTATTTGAATCTGGTAAATCTTTACCAATTATTCCAACTTGTGAACACTTTGCAGGAAGTGAAAAACTAATCCTAAAAGGTTTTGAAATGCAAAAAAAGTTAGGACCTGTTTTTGATATTACTTGTGATTGTGAAGATGGTGCAGAAACTGGTAAAGAAGTTGAACATGCAAATATGATAGTTAGAGTTGTAAATTCTGATGAAAATCCATATAAAATGGCTGGTACTAGAATACATGACCACTCTCATCCAGATTGGAGACAAGATGTTGATATATTAGTTGCAGGAGCTGGAGAAAATTTAGCTTATATCACTTTACCAAAATCTACTTGTTATGAAGATGCAAAAACTCAAATTGAATATATTCAAAAAGTAGCTAAAGAGTCTGGAATAAAACGAGAGATTCCAATTCACGTTCTAATAGAAACTCATGGAGCATTACAAGATGTTGAAAAAATTGCAACTTTACCTTGGTTACAAGTTTTAGATTTTGGTTTAATGGATTTTGTTTCAGGATACCAAGGAGCAATTCCAGCAATTAATATGAGAAGTCCAGGACAATTTGAACATAGACTTATAGGTGCTGCAAAAGCAAGAGTTGCACAAGCTGCTATTCAAAATTGTGTAATTCCTTGTCATAATGTAACTTTAGACCTAAAAAATCCATATCAAACTTATAAAGATGCAGAAAGAGCAAGAAATGAGTTTGGATTTATGAGAATGTGGTCAATTTATCCAACACAAGTACAAGCTATTGTTGATGCTATGAAACCAGACTTTACAGAACTTGAAGCTGCACAAAATATATTAATAAAAGCTCAAGATGCTGAGTGGGGACCTATTCAATATGATGGAGAATTACACGATAGAGCAACTTATAGATATTTTTGGGAATTAGTTCAAAGAGCTAAATTTTCAGGTGTTAAATTACAAGATATTGTAGAAACAAGATTTTTTTCTTAATATAAAAGATAAAAAAGCTACTCTTTTTTAGTGGGTAGCTTTTTTTATTTTTAATAAGCTTTTCTAAACTAAACAGTTTTGAAAAATATCCTAACATATAGCTTAGAAAAAGCCTATATTTAAAACTGCATTGATATAATTTCAAGGTTCACAAAACAAAAAAAGGAAAACTTATGAGCAAAAAAATTACAGAACAAGATATTATTGATTCGGTTGCATCAGCCTGTCAATACATTTCGTTTTATCATCCTGAAGATTTCGTAAAAGGTATGGTTGAAGCGTATGAAAAAGAACAAAGTGAATCAGCAAAAAATGCTATTGGACAAATTTTAATTAACTCAAAAATGTGTGCTATGGGTCATAGACCCCTTTGTCAAGATACTGGAAGTGTAAATATTTTTGTAAAAATTGGTTTAAAAGCAAATTTAGATTTAACTAGAAATTTAGAAGATGTTTTAAATGAAGGTGTTGCAAAAGGTTATACAGATCCAGATAATACTTTAAGATTTTCAGTTGTATCAGATCCTGCTGGGAAAAGAGTAAATACAAAAAACAATACTCCAGCTGTTATTCATATTTCAACAGATAACTCTGATAAATTAGAGATTACTGTTGCTGCAAAAGGTGGAGGAAGTGAAAATAAATCTAAATTTACTGTTTTAAATCCATCTGATAGTATATATGACTGGGTTATGGCAAACGTAAAAGATATGGGTGCAGGATGGTGTCCTCCAGGTATTTTAGGAATTGGAATTGGTGGAAATCCTGAAAAATCTATGCTTTTAGCAAAAGAATCTTTAATGGGACATGTTGATATTCATGAATTAAAAGCTAGAGGTCCTCAAAATCCACTTGAAGAACTAAGATTAAAACTTTATGAAGATATCAATAAACTAGGAATTGGAGCTCAAGGACTAGGTGGATTAACTACTGTTTTAGATGTTAAAATTTTAGATTATCCATGTCACGCCGCTTCATTACCTGTTGCTATGATTCCAAACTGTGCAGCAACAAGACATATTCATTTTGAATTAGATGGTAATGGAGCAGCCAAATTTGATAAACCTGATTTAGATCTTTGGCCAGATATAGAACTTCCAATGGATACAATAAAAAGAGTTAATATTGAAGATTTAACAAAAGAGAATTTATCACAATTTAAATCTGGAGATACACTTCTTTTATCAGGAAAAATTTTAACTGCACGTGATGCTGCTCATAAAAAAATAGTTGAATATAAAAATGCAGGGAAAGCACTTCCAAATGGAGTAGAATTAAAAGATAGATTTATCTATTATGTAGGACCAGTAGACCCAGTAAAAGGTGAAGTTGTAGGACCTGCTGGACCAACGACATCTACAAGAATGGATAAATTTACAAAAGATATGATGGAAATTGGTATTATGGGAATGATTGGAAAAGGTGAAAGAAAACAACCTACAATTGATTTAATTAAAGAATACAAATCTATCTATCTAATAGCAACTGGTGGAGCTGCATATTTAATAGCTCAATCAATAAAAGGTGCAAAAACTTTAGCATTTGAAGAGCTTGGAATGGAAGCTATTTATGAATTTGAAGTAAAAGATATGCCAGTTACTGTTGCAGTTGATACTGAAGGTAATTCTATTCATACAACAGGTCCAGCAAAATGGAGAACAATTAAATAAAAAATTTACAAAAGGTAACACCTTTTGTAAAAAATATTAAAAATAACTTAATTTAAGGAATTATATCCCTTATTTGACTTTTTTTAATTAAAAACTTAGCTATCATATCACTTCAAAAAAATTGTATTGGAATTATATTATGAATTTACTAGAAGATTTAAAAGATTATTTAGGTTTTGCAGTTGCTGGAAACTTTGCAAGTCATCTAAATGAAGCTGGAGAAGCTGATGAGTTTGCAGTAATAAAAACTAAAGAAAAAGATGCACCAAAAGGAATATTTCCTTTTTATATAAAAGGACACAATAG
Proteins encoded in this window:
- a CDS encoding HpcH/HpaI aldolase/citrate lyase family protein, encoding MTHPREALFESGKSLPIIPTCEHFAGSEKLILKGFEMQKKLGPVFDITCDCEDGAETGKEVEHANMIVRVVNSDENPYKMAGTRIHDHSHPDWRQDVDILVAGAGENLAYITLPKSTCYEDAKTQIEYIQKVAKESGIKREIPIHVLIETHGALQDVEKIATLPWLQVLDFGLMDFVSGYQGAIPAINMRSPGQFEHRLIGAAKARVAQAAIQNCVIPCHNVTLDLKNPYQTYKDAERARNEFGFMRMWSIYPTQVQAIVDAMKPDFTELEAAQNILIKAQDAEWGPIQYDGELHDRATYRYFWELVQRAKFSGVKLQDIVETRFFS
- a CDS encoding MaoC family dehydratase, whose translation is MSKINFGNYFEDFKIGQKIVHPLPRTISEGDVSLYIAFTGSRFALHSSDVVAKQIGYEKRPIDDILMFHLTFGKSVQDISLNAIANLGYAEISFANPVFVGDTVSMTSTVVGLKENSNGKSGVVYVHSIGVNQYGNEVLNFKRWVMVHKKDHNTKTSINEVPTFEKATPILDSINIPTIKVVDTDATGGKYFFEDYEVGERLNHPEGITVDNSDHTLATKLYQNNAKVHFNDHMMKSTPMGQRLMYGGIVISMARAISFNGLQNAQWVYSINSGSHCNPTYAGDTIYAYTEVLETINHKREDLGLLRLRTIALKNQTPNEIENAKDEDGKYLPNVILDLDYTVVIPKKITKN
- a CDS encoding fumarate hydratase, yielding MSKKITEQDIIDSVASACQYISFYHPEDFVKGMVEAYEKEQSESAKNAIGQILINSKMCAMGHRPLCQDTGSVNIFVKIGLKANLDLTRNLEDVLNEGVAKGYTDPDNTLRFSVVSDPAGKRVNTKNNTPAVIHISTDNSDKLEITVAAKGGGSENKSKFTVLNPSDSIYDWVMANVKDMGAGWCPPGILGIGIGGNPEKSMLLAKESLMGHVDIHELKARGPQNPLEELRLKLYEDINKLGIGAQGLGGLTTVLDVKILDYPCHAASLPVAMIPNCAATRHIHFELDGNGAAKFDKPDLDLWPDIELPMDTIKRVNIEDLTKENLSQFKSGDTLLLSGKILTARDAAHKKIVEYKNAGKALPNGVELKDRFIYYVGPVDPVKGEVVGPAGPTTSTRMDKFTKDMMEIGIMGMIGKGERKQPTIDLIKEYKSIYLIATGGAAYLIAQSIKGAKTLAFEELGMEAIYEFEVKDMPVTVAVDTEGNSIHTTGPAKWRTIK